The following coding sequences are from one Verrucomicrobiota bacterium window:
- the mraY gene encoding phospho-N-acetylmuramoyl-pentapeptide-transferase has protein sequence MLYYLSQFGSLLHGVQIGKALNVFQYISFRALCAGLTSFLICLMFGNMVIRRLVELKLGQPIRSAEEVHRLNELHGGKKGTPTMGGILLIAAVVFSTLIWARPDNPFVWICLITVLFLGALGFYDDWLKVTKKSSAGISSRLKFVLQCGLAAGITAFFLLSPSLAKQAQQLYIPFMKGPVLSLGIFWTYIFYLLIIVGSSNAVNLTDGLDGLASGCTVMAGICFGVFTYLAGNSKAALYLQIPYYGFSGELAVVSLALAGAALGFLWWNCHPAKVFMGDTGSLAIGGLLGVLAICCKQELMLAIVGGVFVAEALSVILQVASFKLTGKRIFKMSPLHHHFELSGWKENTVTVRFWIMAIVFGLLGIATLKLR, from the coding sequence ATGCTCTATTACCTGTCACAATTCGGATCTCTCCTGCACGGGGTGCAGATAGGAAAAGCCCTGAATGTTTTTCAATACATCTCCTTCCGCGCTCTCTGCGCCGGGCTCACTTCCTTCCTGATCTGCCTGATGTTCGGTAATATGGTCATTCGCCGCCTGGTCGAGCTGAAGCTGGGACAACCGATCCGAAGCGCCGAGGAAGTCCACCGACTCAATGAACTTCATGGCGGAAAGAAGGGAACCCCAACCATGGGGGGTATCCTGCTCATTGCGGCCGTGGTTTTTTCCACTCTGATCTGGGCGCGTCCTGACAACCCTTTTGTCTGGATCTGTCTCATCACGGTCCTCTTTCTCGGAGCGCTTGGATTTTATGACGATTGGCTGAAGGTGACGAAGAAAAGTTCGGCAGGCATCAGCAGTCGTCTCAAGTTTGTTCTTCAATGCGGCCTCGCGGCCGGAATCACAGCATTCTTTCTCCTCTCTCCCTCTCTGGCCAAGCAGGCGCAGCAACTCTACATCCCGTTCATGAAGGGCCCTGTTTTAAGCCTCGGCATTTTCTGGACCTATATTTTCTATTTACTGATCATCGTCGGATCCTCGAACGCAGTGAATCTAACCGATGGACTCGACGGACTAGCCTCGGGATGCACGGTCATGGCCGGGATCTGCTTTGGCGTCTTCACCTATCTGGCCGGAAACAGCAAGGCGGCCCTCTACCTTCAGATTCCGTATTACGGGTTTTCCGGCGAACTGGCTGTTGTGAGTCTTGCCTTGGCGGGCGCGGCACTCGGGTTTCTCTGGTGGAACTGCCATCCAGCCAAAGTCTTCATGGGTGACACGGGGTCCCTGGCGATCGGAGGTCTGCTTGGCGTGCTCGCGATCTGCTGCAAGCAGGAACTGATGCTTGCCATCGTCGGAGGGGTTTTTGTCGCCGAGGCGCTCTCGGTCATCCTTCAGGTAGCCAGCTTCAAGCTGACTGGAAAACGCATCTTCAAGATGTCGCCGCTACACCACCATTTCGAACTTTCCGGATGGAAGGAAAACACAGTTACCGTGCGGTTCTGGATCATGGCCATTGTGTTCGGACTTCTTGGCATCGCCACCCTGAAGTTGCGCTGA
- the murD gene encoding UDP-N-acetylmuramoyl-L-alanine--D-glutamate ligase, producing the protein MNASSNPYAGKKAVVLGLGRSGLAAARLLKRSGAEVTVCDSGESSVLSERAELLRKEGISVLTGADAAGDSIIHDIAVLSPGIEETAAIVVNVLRKGIPLIGELELAFTICPFPVVAITGTNGKTTTTELTTLMLRGAGLRAASCGNIGTPMSELLDGVLTWDVLVVEVSSFQLETIKTFRPKVSVWLNLSPNHLDRYPSMHEYREAKLRIFENQTAGDWAVIPADTKDLELSKIRARRVSFSTTDPSADLSLNDNLRIQHEGKVLLDLSTTRLRGPHNAANVMAAFAAGIALGADTGMMADAIREYTPPAHRCEFIGEYDGISWINDSKATTLDAMEQAIRSVTGPLILIAGGKDKGFEFLPIADLVRERVSLAILIGEMRHRIARDWAPLRCLEAESLQEAVLTARKEAKPGTTILFSPGTSSFDMFRDYVERGETFRRLVKESMGTGFSLTQGATHNP; encoded by the coding sequence ATGAACGCCTCATCCAATCCCTACGCTGGCAAGAAGGCCGTCGTCCTCGGCTTGGGGAGAAGCGGTCTCGCCGCGGCGCGCCTGCTCAAGCGCTCTGGTGCCGAGGTGACAGTCTGTGACAGCGGGGAATCGTCTGTTCTTAGCGAACGGGCGGAACTCTTGCGTAAGGAAGGGATCAGCGTTCTCACGGGAGCTGATGCCGCGGGGGATTCCATCATTCACGATATCGCGGTCCTGAGCCCTGGGATCGAGGAGACGGCAGCTATCGTCGTGAATGTCCTAAGGAAGGGCATTCCGCTGATCGGCGAGCTCGAGCTGGCTTTTACGATCTGCCCCTTTCCGGTAGTCGCGATCACAGGCACCAATGGGAAAACAACCACGACGGAACTTACCACACTGATGCTCCGTGGAGCGGGACTCAGGGCGGCCTCCTGCGGGAATATTGGAACCCCCATGTCGGAGCTGCTGGACGGAGTATTGACCTGGGATGTGCTGGTTGTTGAGGTCAGCTCATTCCAGCTTGAGACCATCAAGACATTCCGTCCGAAGGTCTCCGTATGGCTCAACCTCAGTCCCAATCATCTCGACCGCTATCCCTCGATGCATGAGTATCGGGAAGCAAAGCTCAGGATCTTTGAGAATCAAACCGCAGGGGACTGGGCGGTGATTCCTGCGGATACAAAGGATCTGGAACTTTCCAAGATCAGAGCAAGGCGGGTCAGCTTCAGTACCACGGATCCTTCTGCAGATCTTTCTCTCAACGACAATCTTAGGATCCAGCATGAGGGGAAAGTGCTACTCGATCTGTCCACGACCCGGCTCCGCGGTCCACACAATGCCGCCAATGTTATGGCCGCCTTTGCTGCCGGCATCGCGCTTGGTGCCGATACGGGCATGATGGCCGATGCGATCCGGGAGTATACCCCGCCGGCTCATCGCTGTGAATTCATCGGGGAGTATGATGGCATCAGCTGGATCAATGATTCCAAAGCAACAACCCTCGATGCCATGGAGCAGGCGATTCGCTCCGTGACGGGACCCCTCATCCTGATCGCCGGTGGAAAGGACAAAGGTTTTGAATTCCTACCCATCGCCGACCTTGTCCGTGAGCGTGTGAGCCTGGCGATTCTCATTGGTGAAATGCGCCATCGGATTGCAAGGGATTGGGCGCCTCTTCGCTGCCTCGAGGCAGAGAGCCTCCAGGAGGCGGTTTTGACCGCCCGAAAAGAAGCCAAACCCGGAACGACTATTCTTTTCTCACCCGGCACCTCCTCATTCGATATGTTCCGCGATTATGTGGAGCGCGGGGAGACATTCAGAAGGCTTGTGAAGGAATCCATGGGCACAGGGTTTTCCCTCACTCAAGGAGCCACACACAACCCCTAG
- a CDS encoding LysM peptidoglycan-binding domain-containing protein encodes MTPKRTRRLRARAATMPAPEEEFEDYGPEPNMKLSHAFLVVLLLHVVAVAGLYAFNSMKAGKVSPTKTARSTEPAASQNQPSNGQGPGNAGGSGSGSGPGKEPPAPSKAPLVAKVSEAPKAVKAATESVAKQTKQTSTATTPQKGLLASAGNMIGKTLGASGIGAAAVSTSSAQEPATATSPASQAPQASQVAGSSGIPATANTYMVKAGDTLTRIASSLGVAIPELEKVNGMTEKSVLQVGQILKVPTKVMSQAVSDVSAQAGKVVESVQQAPAAVAGAVTAASAALTGATPAADAAAVAAPGEDQGPTTEYTVVKGDSPYKIAKKFKITPDQLMKANGITDPKKIQIGQKLKIPSSATSSKKAAQ; translated from the coding sequence ATGACTCCGAAACGTACCCGTCGGCTCCGCGCTCGCGCTGCAACCATGCCCGCTCCAGAAGAGGAGTTTGAGGACTATGGTCCCGAACCGAACATGAAGCTCTCTCATGCCTTCCTGGTGGTTCTTCTTCTTCATGTGGTGGCTGTGGCCGGACTTTACGCCTTTAATTCCATGAAGGCCGGCAAGGTCTCTCCCACCAAGACGGCTCGCTCCACCGAGCCTGCGGCCTCTCAAAATCAGCCATCGAACGGCCAAGGTCCCGGTAATGCCGGTGGTTCTGGTTCTGGCTCTGGTCCAGGCAAAGAGCCTCCAGCACCTTCCAAGGCCCCTCTTGTCGCCAAAGTGAGCGAGGCTCCCAAGGCAGTGAAGGCCGCTACTGAAAGCGTTGCCAAGCAGACGAAGCAGACCTCGACTGCAACCACGCCTCAGAAGGGATTACTCGCAAGCGCCGGGAACATGATTGGGAAAACCCTTGGCGCCTCGGGCATCGGTGCCGCTGCTGTGTCAACGTCCTCTGCTCAGGAACCGGCGACTGCAACTTCCCCGGCATCTCAAGCGCCTCAAGCATCCCAAGTGGCAGGGTCATCCGGAATTCCCGCAACAGCGAACACCTATATGGTCAAGGCGGGAGACACTCTCACGCGCATTGCCTCCTCACTGGGAGTGGCGATTCCCGAACTCGAAAAGGTGAACGGAATGACAGAAAAGTCCGTGCTTCAGGTTGGCCAGATCCTCAAGGTTCCTACCAAAGTGATGAGCCAGGCAGTATCTGATGTCTCGGCCCAGGCTGGAAAGGTTGTGGAAAGCGTGCAGCAGGCGCCTGCTGCAGTTGCTGGCGCAGTCACCGCGGCGTCTGCGGCGCTTACGGGAGCAACTCCAGCAGCGGATGCCGCTGCGGTAGCGGCACCTGGTGAGGATCAGGGGCCGACCACCGAGTACACCGTCGTCAAGGGTGACAGCCCTTACAAGATTGCCAAAAAATTCAAGATCACTCCCGATCAGCTAATGAAGGCGAATGGCATCACCGATCCGAAGAAGATCCAGATCGGTCAGAAGCTGAAGATTCCCTCTTCCGCTACGTCATCCAAGAAAGCGGCCCAGTAA
- the ftsW gene encoding putative lipid II flippase FtsW translates to MQRSSIYLLLISVVGLLALGVVMLFSTSAYAQESHGDIYYFVKKDIFWLIIGVGVCVVGAMTDYHLWQRTWKICFGVSVLLLALCFVPHVGMKINGSHRWLNLHMLVFQPSEFGKISVVFFLAWWFSRKETDPRKFLDGFVIPIGVVAIIMGLIAKEVDLGTAALIGATTLAICLVGGANWVIIAGLCGVGLTGLVGIAMLIPERAARMMTFMHPDSDKLGKGLQQWQALIAFGSGGFEGLGLGEGRQKMLYLPYAHTDFIFPMIGEELGLRFTWLVLLGFILIILCGGLIAANAKDRFGKLLAMGILLLISLQAAVNIGMTTSMLPNKGMPLPFISYGGSNMAVCLFMIGILVNIHRTGTPIAPATERQVVLAGRSVPRI, encoded by the coding sequence GTGCAGCGCAGCAGCATCTACCTCCTCCTGATCTCCGTGGTCGGGCTTCTTGCCCTTGGAGTGGTGATGCTTTTCAGCACAAGCGCTTATGCCCAGGAGAGTCACGGTGACATCTACTATTTTGTCAAAAAGGATATCTTCTGGCTGATCATCGGCGTGGGGGTCTGTGTTGTGGGCGCGATGACCGATTATCATCTCTGGCAGCGCACGTGGAAAATCTGTTTCGGGGTCTCAGTCCTCCTGCTCGCTCTCTGCTTCGTTCCCCACGTTGGAATGAAGATCAACGGGTCACATCGCTGGCTTAATCTGCACATGCTTGTATTCCAGCCTAGCGAGTTCGGGAAAATCTCGGTGGTTTTTTTCCTCGCCTGGTGGTTTTCCCGCAAAGAGACGGATCCCCGGAAATTTCTGGACGGATTCGTGATTCCGATCGGTGTCGTGGCCATCATCATGGGCCTTATTGCCAAGGAGGTGGATCTCGGTACGGCAGCCCTCATTGGAGCGACGACGCTCGCCATCTGTCTGGTGGGGGGTGCCAATTGGGTGATCATCGCCGGACTTTGCGGAGTGGGACTTACGGGGCTGGTTGGAATCGCCATGCTGATTCCGGAACGCGCCGCCCGGATGATGACCTTCATGCATCCCGATTCCGACAAGTTGGGCAAAGGACTCCAGCAATGGCAGGCCCTAATCGCATTCGGCTCCGGCGGATTCGAGGGTCTTGGGCTCGGGGAGGGACGTCAGAAGATGCTCTACCTGCCCTACGCCCACACCGACTTCATCTTCCCGATGATCGGGGAGGAATTGGGACTCCGATTCACATGGCTCGTCCTCCTGGGATTCATTCTCATCATCCTCTGCGGTGGCCTGATCGCTGCCAATGCCAAGGATCGCTTCGGAAAACTTCTCGCCATGGGAATCCTCCTGTTGATCTCGTTGCAGGCAGCGGTCAATATCGGGATGACGACCTCGATGCTTCCCAACAAAGGGATGCCTCTGCCCTTCATCAGTTACGGGGGAAGCAACATGGCCGTTTGTCTCTTCATGATTGGAATCCTTGTCAACATTCACCGCACCGGCACCCCGATCGCTCCCGCTACGGAGAGGCAGGTCGTCCTCGCGGGACGATCCGTTCCCAGAATCTAG
- a CDS encoding UDP-N-acetylglucosamine--N-acetylmuramyl-(pentapeptide) pyrophosphoryl-undecaprenol N-acetylglucosamine transferase, with protein sequence MAVPKQFVIACGGTGGHLFPGLAVAEVLHDRGNEVLLLVSEKEIDAVALRDHAEFRCEKLPSIGMPALLSPAFLRFLKRGWESFSTCRQLYSRYQPAGVLGMGGFTSAAPLLAARLSGIPCYLHESNAIAGRANRLASRWTDRVLLGLKVCESSFPKSTCIVTGTPVRRNLGTPLPKGEARAAFGLDPELPTLLVMGGSQGAAGINRLLFRSAAFLKDFRNEENKPLQVIHLTGERDDNLAAINYQREGIASHVASFHHKMEQAYSAADLVVSRAGAASLSEISQFSLPSLLIPFPFAADLHQHRNAEAFRDAGAAELIEEKTADPESFSLLIRNLLTDVRRRERMAAAAGSVLPRGAAGLVADVMEQGIVTREAVR encoded by the coding sequence ATGGCGGTCCCCAAACAATTCGTCATCGCCTGTGGAGGTACCGGAGGGCATCTCTTTCCCGGTCTTGCGGTCGCTGAGGTCCTGCATGACCGCGGCAATGAGGTCCTGTTGCTTGTCTCGGAGAAGGAGATCGATGCTGTGGCGCTGAGGGATCATGCCGAGTTCCGGTGCGAGAAGCTTCCCTCCATCGGAATGCCCGCACTCCTCTCTCCGGCATTTCTACGATTCCTGAAGCGGGGTTGGGAGAGCTTCAGCACCTGCAGGCAGCTCTACTCGCGCTATCAGCCCGCCGGGGTGCTTGGGATGGGGGGATTTACCTCCGCGGCTCCCCTGCTGGCGGCGCGTCTGTCAGGCATTCCCTGCTACCTGCACGAATCCAACGCGATTGCCGGCCGGGCTAACCGTCTCGCTTCACGTTGGACCGATCGCGTTCTTCTGGGATTGAAGGTCTGCGAATCCTCCTTTCCGAAGAGCACCTGCATCGTGACAGGAACTCCGGTGCGCCGTAATCTCGGGACCCCTCTGCCCAAGGGGGAGGCGCGTGCCGCATTCGGACTGGATCCGGAACTGCCGACACTCCTGGTGATGGGTGGGAGCCAGGGTGCCGCCGGAATTAACCGGCTCCTTTTCCGCTCGGCCGCTTTTCTGAAGGATTTTCGCAACGAAGAGAACAAGCCCCTGCAAGTCATTCATCTCACCGGTGAGCGCGATGACAACCTGGCCGCCATCAATTACCAACGGGAGGGAATCGCCTCTCATGTTGCTTCCTTCCATCACAAGATGGAACAGGCTTATTCCGCTGCCGACCTTGTGGTGTCGCGTGCTGGCGCGGCAAGCCTCAGCGAGATTTCGCAGTTCTCGCTTCCGTCTCTCCTCATTCCCTTCCCCTTTGCAGCGGATCTGCACCAGCATCGCAATGCCGAGGCCTTCCGGGATGCCGGCGCTGCGGAGCTCATCGAGGAAAAGACGGCGGACCCTGAATCCTTCTCTCTCTTAATCCGGAACCTCCTCACCGACGTCAGGCGTCGCGAGCGCATGGCGGCTGCAGCCGGCTCCGTTCTGCCGCGCGGTGCTGCGGGACTTGTCGCCGACGTCATGGAGCAGGGGATCGTGACCCGGGAGGCTGTGCGATGA